The sequence GCAAAAACGTGCTGATTTTCCTGAATGAACGGGCAGATATAGCTGCATCTGCAGCCCTTGACGGAGTCCACCTGAGGGAATCGTCATCTCCCCCCGATAAACTCAGATCCTTTACCGGAAGCATGCTCATAGGAAAAAGCTCGCACTCTGTGGAATCGGCTGTAAAATCGGCACAATCCGGCGCGGATTACCTGATTTTCGGTCCTGTTTTCGATACCCCATCCAAAAGACAATACGGAAATCCCCAGGGCCTCCTCAAACTTGGGGAAGTCTGCAGATCGGTTTCGATTCCAGTGTTTGCTATCGGCGGAATCACACCGGAAAATACACCGCTCTGCCTCTCAAAAGGCGCATATGGAATTGCTGCACTCTCGCTCTTTTGCGATACAGACCGGCTTCCCGGATTACTGAAAACCTTTGAACAGATACTTGACTCATGATTCCATCCTCACCGTTTCTCTGTTTTATTACCGATGAGTCCCGTTCTCCCATCATTCTTGCCCGAAAAGCACTTGAAGGGGGGGCTTCGATGATTCAGTTGCGCCATAAAAGTGCTGACGGAGATCAGCTTTATCATTGGTCAGTTGCAATACAGGCTCTCTGCAGAAAGCATAAGGCCATCTTTATCGTAAATGACAGAGTGGATATCGCGCTTGCAGCAGGAGCTGACGGTGTACATCTTGGTCAGCAGGATCTGCCTGCAGATGCCGCAAGAAAACTGCTCGGTAAGGACAGGATTATGGGAATATCTGTCTCTTCTCCCC comes from Chlorobium limicola DSM 245 and encodes:
- the thiE gene encoding thiamine phosphate synthase; translated protein: MIPSSPFLCFITDESRSPIILARKALEGGASMIQLRHKSADGDQLYHWSVAIQALCRKHKAIFIVNDRVDIALAAGADGVHLGQQDLPADAARKLLGKDRIMGISVSSPLEALAAEKNGADYVGFGHIFPTSSKDKKNTPVGPESIADIKAIITIPIIAIGGITGCNAQLPIRAGAAGIAVIAAVSRAADPEIAARELVGILQKNIEHNR
- a CDS encoding thiamine phosphate synthase, with amino-acid sequence MSKDALAVLPRLCIISSGNDPDGSGLLIRRQIELLLPSLPCLIQIREKHLDASTLFRLSRTMKAAAAGKNVLIFLNERADIAASAALDGVHLRESSSPPDKLRSFTGSMLIGKSSHSVESAVKSAQSGADYLIFGPVFDTPSKRQYGNPQGLLKLGEVCRSVSIPVFAIGGITPENTPLCLSKGAYGIAALSLFCDTDRLPGLLKTFEQILDS